The genomic window TGATAACTGTCAGCGTTTTCATTCTATCATATTACACTagttggttgtttttaaaaggtcttAAAGTTTTATCACAGGTGTCTGCATGCCATCTTGAGGGATCACTTGTTTATTTCAtatgcatgggcatagccaagtgGGACAGAAAAGGTCAGCTGCCctcatcaagtaaaacaataggactacagtggtacctctggttacgtacttaattcattccggaggtccgttcttaacctgaaactgttcttaacctgaagaaccactttagctaatgggacctcccactgcgccgccagagcacaatttctgttcttatcctgaagcaaagttcctaacctgaagcgttatttctgggttagtggagtatttAACCTGAaaggtatgtaacctgaagcgtatgtaacccgaggtaccactgtacttaactaACTGGCCCAATCACTtcggtcctgcccccccccacagaaatCCTGGCCACACCCATGTTCATAATAAATATGAtgtctttttttaatgcaaaaccaACTCTGTATCCTGCATTTCTCACTTTAGTTCATTTTACTCCATCCAGGGTTGCACATTAGGTTTAACCCTTCATGTGTCTCTCTCCGCCCTAATTACTCcaaatttactcccaggtaaatgtgggagagagaaaaacaacaagtTCACAAAATGTCAGGAATGCTAGTTTCGGAGGACAAAACAGTTTTCCTTCTGGGGTTTGATACATTTTATATTGAAATAGTTTCACTAGTGCTTCCTTCATAAGGGGCAAGTGTTCAGTCTCTAAAAGTTTACTTAGAATGATATAACTTTTAATGCCACAAAATACCATATGGGGAAGAAACCGTTCAGCGCCAGTGATGCCACATACGCACAAGCTGAAATGCGTACAGACATGCCATCTGTCAGAACTACACAGGTTACTACAATTACCACACCAGCTGGCAGGAAAAGATTCCCTCTGAGAAAATATTGTGTTTTGACCTAGGAAAACATAACGCCCCACAAAAACTAACAGTCGGTAAAGTCTTGGTGCGTTGCTAaatgaggagagaaacagccttGCCACAAGATGATAGCCCTGCCCATTCCTGGTGGAGGGGGAGAACAAGCTCTAGCGAACAATCCTAGGCACACTTCGAGGTCTCACTGCGCGCAGCGGGATTTACTTCGCgcgacatatataggattgcgcTGGAACCCCCTACAACTGAAGAAGGGCTGTAGAGTGGAGTCCACGTTCTGGGAAAGCTCAAGCTTGGCGGCTCAGGTACTGCCGAGAGAAGCGACGACGGCCGCAGGCGGAAGAAGCAGCCCGGCCCTCCAACTTTTGCGGAACAGCACGAGCTCCCAACGGTACGCTCCGCGCACCATCTATTTCCCTTCCACGCTCCCAGCATACAGCGTGCACAACACGATACCCAGGatagggcggcagcagcagcaactacctTCGACCCAAGCACACACATCATGCACACaaccgccacacacacacacacacccctggggaggaGAAGTGGCAGCCAAGAGACTTCTTGACTCGGCCTGCTAAGGAGAAACGCGGCGGGGAAAGTGAAACCGAACCCGTCGCCGCCACCGCCCACCGCGCGCCCCGAATCCTAACCTGGAAACTTTTCAAAGTCTCCCACTTctccacaggaggaggaggaaacatccGCCCAAGAGAGCACCTAGAGCTCTGATTGGTCTCCGGCTGAGGCGCCTCATCCAGTAATTTCTGACAACGGGGCCTACGCCAGGGAAAGgccttctgggagctgtagttctgtcTTATTTTTTGCGAGTTGAGCAAAACGGGTTCTTTCGCCCAAGGGgggctgttgttttaaaactaataaaatatgAATGGGTCTGGGTCGCTGCTTCTCTTGTGTTCAGGACACCCCGTTGTTGCTCGCCATGGCCGCTAGAGGGTTAGATCTGACTGTGGGAAGCCAAGTTTCCTTCTTCACGCTGTGCCGTGTATGAATGAAGCTATGAATTACTGCCGCGGGACCGGGGAATTTCTCTGTTTCCCAGAGGCCACGTTTAGCCATTTTTTAATATGAAAGTTAGAAGGCCAGCTGAAGAGATCGTGATAAAATGAACTTGAAAACTCAAACAAATATAGAATTAATGGAAGAGGGGGTTCACATCATGAATGGAAGGGCTTGGCTGAAGAAATCCCCAAGAGGACACGGGGAGACTGGGAAGGACATGAACAGCCCATAAAAGAGTTGTGTCAGAtatgcagagaagcagcagtACTGCAAAACGCAGCAATAAGTGGAAGAACAAGGAAAAGGTGGTGGAAAACAGGAGGAGCTCCTCCTGGCAGGAGAGTAATTTGTAATCATGGGCGTGGccaggggggcaggtgccccccccagaagcagccttgagtccctggaAGGGGAAAAGGCGGAGTACAGTATATTACTTCCTCAGCGGCGGCAGCCGTCTGCAGCCTCCCACCCGTCCCAGGTGCCATCAAAAGGGTTGGCGGAGGGGGAAGAGCTAAGAGCGTGcgtgggagggaagagaagcagctTCTGCACTGGACGGCGACGTCTCTTGATCGCCCTCCCCCGCGGCAGGATTCCCCCCTCGGGTGGACATGGAAACGCAAACAGGCTTCATGCTGCTACTCTCTTTCCTCCTGATTTCCTAATCCCACCGACTCTCCCCTGCCGCTTCATAGAAAAGTAGAAGTTAAGGATAGGGTTATGTGCACAGTCACCTGGCCATTGTGCTATTGTTCGGTtgcaaggcaacccaaagcaacttacaaacaaacaagaacccttcatagatacattaaaaccaagaggaaagggAAGTCAAGGTTGGGGGAAGTTGTTGGGAGGCGGCACCGGAGGGCGCGGTCACGGGACGGAGCACCGGCGGCGATGGCGGCGACGGCGGCGCTGACTCAGGGGCTGGAGCGGGTCCCCGACCAGACCGGCTACCTGGTCATCTGCGACGGGGCGGTGCTGGCGTCTTCGGGTGACCTGGAGAACGACGAGCGGACAGCCGGGGTGATCTCGGAGCTGGTGAACACGGCCTGCGCTTTCCGCCTGCCCCGCTGCCCCGAGGTGCCCTTCCGGCGTATCTCTGTGGTGTTTGGGGAGCACTCCTACCTTGTGACCATCTCTGGTCAGAAGCTGTTTGTGGTGAAGAGGCAGAACAGTGTCCGGGAGCCTGTGATCGTCTGAACTCGACCTGCCCGCTTCTGCTGTTACTGTGACTTTGGGAGTAGGGGACTCAAGGAGAGTTGGGATGCAGGAACAAAACaccttttttgtatgtgtgtggggcTCACCCCTGTGTTGATACTTCGTCATGAGAGGGTAGGTGGCTCCTTGGATGCGTTGTACACACTGCTTAAAGGCTTTGTGCCGCTGGGAGTTTGCTCCATATAGCTGTGAGTGCGATGGCGGTATCATGTGAAATAAAgttctttgaaaagaaaagaaaaaaacaagaggacaaagaaatacattaaaaacattaaaagggCCACCATATTAAAAAGCCGAAGACCTGGTTATAGAGGAGACTTTTTGCCTGGCACATAAAGAACATTGCACCAACTAGATGTTACAAAAATGTAACTGGTCTCTGTAACGCCACACTATAACTCGATGCCACAACCACTACAATCTCTTACTACACAATGTGATGGCTTGGCTGCTCACTGGGGCCTGATGTTGCAACCATGTTATGCTGCTGCTGAAATAATTTCACTGACTGCCAATTAAGCACCAtactaagttcaaggtgctggtgttgGTGTACAAAGTACTGGTGTACGCAGATTGGGACCAGAGTACCCAAGAGATTCACTACTCACTAGATACCAAATTGATCACtgttctgcaggagagggcatcCTGAAGATATCATCTATCATTTATGAGGTCCATTCCACGTGATGCTGGAAGCAGGTTTTTAGTTTAGTGTGACAGCACATACCATTTGGAACTCCTTCTATCCATTGCGTATTGGACCAGCACTGTCTCTATTTTCTTTATAGCACTTGCCCAAGACATTCATCTTTCAACAGGCCTCACTTGACTGCTGTTCCTGCCTCTACACAGccccacctctcctctcctctactTCTGGTAGACCAGGAGCAGTGTTGGCTTGAGACCTACAGACTATAATGCACTTCCCCTTACTAGATAGTGGGGGTGGTTGTGACTTTGCAACTGCCTGCACCACCTACCTGCCCATCCTACCTAACGCTATTGATATCATATGCAGCAATGGCAGGAGGCAACTAAACAAACATCTGCACTCCTGCTTACAAAGGGGAGGCACAACAGCTGTAGCAGCACCATGTTTATGATGTGGAGAAAGAGGTTTCTGTCTCCCACATATGGCAGCAAGAGCCACAgcaaggaaagtggggggggggggcaagaggcttGGAGAGTCATAAGTGTGGGGAGGAGTTACTCTCcagcacagattaaaaacaaaactggataAGAAGCTTGAGGGAATGGGGGTGTGGTAGAAATGTTCATCTTCGTTTTGAGGTGAGCGTTACAAATCACAAAGGTTCATGTTAAAATGAAGGAATTACAAAGCACAGTGGTATGGTTAAAGCTATCTGGCCTTAATGACTCACTCATTTTAGTTTTAAATTCTCCAACTTCAGCATTTAGTACAGTATTTTGCTTGTTTTTGAATATTATGGGACCCCTGCGACTAATGATTCTTAGATTCTACAGTAGTAAAACAAGTACTAACTGTACTGCCCTGCTAAACTGGGACACTGAGGTCAGATTGTCCCAAGAAAAGCAAagaacaacagtaacaacaaagGGGAGATTTGCCAGTGGCACAGTCCGTTGACATCAAACACACCAATTACCATGAAGGAATCAAGAATAATTAGCTTAGCAAAGGACAAACCAGatgatgaaatattttaaatctctTCTTATCCCACCATTTGGAAGCTAAAATAAGATGACTTTAATGTTTTTCTACAACTTAAAGGGCACATTGCCCACATTATGGGGATGGGAAAAGAGTCAACAAAGCAACTTGACcattgtgcaaaagaaaaagtaGTTATTGTAAGTATTTTTGTGAAACTTTTGCCTAGCAAATAGTCTATCCACTTTAGTTAGAAATCCAGTGTCATAGAGTAGCTGGATGCAgagcagtggtgggaggcaccagcaggGGGGTCCCCAAGGGAAAAAGGCTCAgatggtgggatgacaatgagtggtcagagagagaagaaggagcagactgggaggaaggggtgccagaagctgaagaggtaacagggtttagtgagctggaagaggctaggacagagagcagtccagaatcagaggtagCAGCTGATgcaagagaggagggaggccaagaggcagagatgaggcagacaGATTGGTGAGGAAGCCAGGCTTTCTCCACCTCCTACAATAggcagctccccttccccctggtcTTCCAGAACCCAAataggtatgaagagggcagagcaaagacaggcaag from Lacerta agilis isolate rLacAgi1 chromosome 1, rLacAgi1.pri, whole genome shotgun sequence includes these protein-coding regions:
- the LOC117060702 gene encoding ragulator complex protein LAMTOR4-like, giving the protein MAATAALTQGLERVPDQTGYLVICDGAVLASSGDLENDERTAGVISELVNTACAFRLPRCPEVPFRRISVVFGEHSYLVTISGQKLFVVKRQNSVREPVIV